The Myxococcota bacterium genome contains a region encoding:
- a CDS encoding aminotransferase class I/II-fold pyridoxal phosphate-dependent enzyme — protein MDRIDYAGSVHDEEEVEAVLSVLRGGATALRIGKHVREMERLVAECFGKQRGVMVNSGSSALYLAIELLDLEPGDEIVTSAVTFSTDIAPMVRSGVVPVYVDVTPDTYQIDVERLEAAVGPRTRAILAPNLIGNCPDWDRIRDIAERHQLRVVEDSCDCLGATLRGTPTGTRSDLSLTSFALSHIITAAGTGGMLLLDDPELADRALMLRRWGRRSEPALFGSKKRQARDGEKRFFSDVDGLEYDDLFIFDEVGWNFEPSELSAAFGCVQMKKLPENLARRRRNFDRITAGLGKRPDVFVLPRVTPEVETGWHMVPFLIRPESGVSRSALQAHMERNGVDTRMVWTGNVARQPAFRDAPHRIAPGGLDNADRVMECGLILPCNHGIDDAGCAYIVETLDRFFD, from the coding sequence ATGGATCGCATCGACTACGCGGGCAGTGTGCACGACGAAGAGGAGGTCGAAGCCGTCCTCTCGGTCCTGCGCGGTGGCGCCACAGCGCTGCGGATCGGCAAACACGTGCGCGAGATGGAGCGTCTCGTCGCCGAGTGCTTCGGCAAACAGCGCGGGGTGATGGTGAACTCGGGCTCCTCGGCGCTCTACCTGGCGATCGAGCTGCTCGATCTCGAGCCCGGCGACGAGATCGTGACGTCGGCGGTCACCTTCTCGACGGACATCGCACCCATGGTGCGCAGCGGCGTGGTTCCCGTGTATGTCGACGTGACGCCGGACACGTACCAGATCGACGTCGAGCGCTTGGAGGCCGCGGTCGGACCGCGCACCCGCGCCATCCTGGCGCCGAACCTGATCGGCAACTGCCCCGACTGGGACCGCATCCGCGACATCGCCGAACGCCACCAGCTGCGCGTGGTCGAGGACTCCTGCGACTGCTTGGGCGCCACCTTGCGCGGGACGCCGACCGGAACCCGCTCGGATCTCTCGCTGACGAGCTTCGCGCTCTCCCACATCATCACCGCCGCCGGGACCGGTGGGATGCTGCTCCTCGACGACCCCGAGCTCGCCGACCGGGCGCTGATGCTTCGACGCTGGGGCCGTCGCAGCGAACCCGCCCTGTTCGGCTCGAAGAAGCGCCAGGCGCGAGACGGCGAGAAGCGCTTCTTCAGCGACGTCGACGGACTCGAGTACGACGACCTCTTCATCTTCGACGAGGTCGGCTGGAACTTCGAACCGAGCGAGCTGTCGGCGGCCTTCGGCTGCGTGCAAATGAAGAAGCTGCCGGAGAACCTCGCGCGGCGGCGCCGCAACTTCGATCGGATCACCGCAGGGCTCGGCAAGCGACCCGACGTGTTCGTGCTGCCGCGCGTGACGCCCGAGGTCGAGACCGGCTGGCACATGGTGCCCTTCCTGATCCGGCCCGAATCGGGTGTGTCGCGGAGCGCGCTCCAGGCGCACATGGAGCGGAACGGCGTCGACACCCGGATGGTCTGGACGGGCAACGTCGCGCGCCAGCCCGCTTTCCGCGACGCGCCGCACCGGATCGCCCCGGGCGGGCTCGACAACGCCGACCGCGTCATGGAGTGCGGGCTGATCCTGCCGTGCAACCATGGCATCGACGATGCGGGCTGCGCCTACATCGTCGAGACACTCGACCGCTTCTTCGACTGA
- a CDS encoding enoyl-CoA hydratase-related protein, whose product MSYDSDAVTETATRPSWPDSADDYTVLLVDDPAPHVRRFTLNRPEKRNALNHPLRAELLHALQEGDNDPQVRVMIIRGAGPSFSAGYDLGGGNAGYDYPFFTAAGEGQWPRHVTESWMSIWELHKPVIAQVHGFCLAGGSELATGCDVVYMAEDAQMGYPAVRFGVPDMQFHAWLVGMRKGMEMMLTGDSIDGIEAERRGWATRAFPADQLEAKTLEMAQRMAELPPDIVQLNKRAVHRQMEVMGLRQGIRQGTELCTLAIHQKSFDEFISKTGSGKGQLTQALQDRDEKFGDYRTKS is encoded by the coding sequence ATGAGCTACGACTCCGATGCTGTCACCGAAACCGCCACCCGTCCGAGCTGGCCCGATTCCGCCGACGACTACACGGTGCTGCTCGTCGACGACCCGGCGCCCCACGTCCGACGCTTCACGCTGAATCGACCCGAGAAGCGCAACGCCCTCAACCATCCCCTGCGCGCGGAACTGCTCCACGCACTGCAGGAGGGCGACAACGACCCGCAGGTGCGCGTGATGATCATCCGCGGCGCCGGGCCCTCGTTCTCGGCGGGCTATGACCTCGGCGGCGGCAACGCGGGTTACGACTATCCCTTCTTCACCGCCGCCGGCGAGGGCCAGTGGCCGCGCCACGTCACCGAGAGCTGGATGAGCATCTGGGAGCTGCACAAGCCGGTGATTGCCCAGGTGCACGGCTTCTGCCTGGCTGGCGGCAGCGAACTCGCCACCGGCTGCGACGTCGTCTACATGGCCGAGGACGCCCAGATGGGATACCCGGCCGTGCGCTTCGGCGTGCCGGACATGCAGTTCCACGCCTGGCTGGTGGGCATGCGCAAAGGCATGGAGATGATGCTCACCGGCGACTCGATCGACGGGATCGAGGCCGAGCGCCGTGGCTGGGCCACCCGCGCCTTCCCGGCGGATCAGCTCGAGGCGAAGACCCTGGAAATGGCCCAGCGCATGGCCGAGCTGCCCCCGGACATCGTGCAGCTCAACAAGCGCGCGGTGCATCGGCAGATGGAAGTCATGGGCCTGCGACAGGGCATCCGTCAGGGCACGGAGCTGTGCACGCTCGCCATCCATCAGAAGTCCTTCGACGAGTTCATCTCGAAGACGGGCTCGGGGAAGGGGCAGCTGACCCAGGCGCTGCAGGATCGCGACGAGAAGTTCGGCGACTACCGCACGAAGAGCTGA
- a CDS encoding glucose 1-dehydrogenase — protein sequence MILDRFKLTDRVAIVTGAGKGIGRGIALAFAEAGADVVCAARTQSDLDETATAIRERGRRALTVTTDVTHTDQLDRLVEATLDEFGKIDLLVNNAGGTGPRPALETSESFFENTLRFNVTQAFLLTTRVVPKMVETAGGGAIVNISSRSSDMPQPSFVAYGAGKAALNMMTRNMAIEFAPKVRINAISVGGINTEGLAVVLTNDTLREQFNANTPMQRPGEVEDIAACALYLASPAAAWVTGKIFQIDGGTEAPSIRVPTPPL from the coding sequence GTGATCCTCGATCGCTTCAAGCTCACCGATCGGGTCGCGATCGTCACCGGCGCCGGCAAGGGCATCGGGCGCGGGATCGCCCTCGCCTTCGCCGAAGCCGGCGCCGACGTCGTGTGCGCCGCGCGCACCCAGAGCGACCTCGACGAGACCGCCACCGCGATCCGCGAACGCGGTCGACGCGCGCTCACCGTGACCACCGACGTTACCCACACCGACCAGCTCGACCGGCTGGTCGAGGCCACCCTCGACGAGTTCGGGAAGATCGACCTGCTGGTGAACAACGCCGGCGGCACCGGGCCGCGGCCAGCGCTCGAGACCTCCGAGTCGTTCTTCGAGAACACGCTGCGCTTCAACGTCACCCAGGCCTTCCTGCTCACCACCCGCGTCGTGCCGAAGATGGTCGAGACGGCGGGCGGCGGCGCCATCGTCAACATCTCGTCGCGCTCGAGCGACATGCCTCAGCCATCGTTCGTAGCCTATGGCGCGGGGAAGGCGGCGCTCAACATGATGACGCGCAACATGGCGATCGAGTTCGCACCGAAGGTCCGAATCAATGCGATCTCGGTCGGTGGCATCAACACCGAGGGGCTGGCCGTGGTGCTCACCAACGATACGCTGCGCGAACAGTTCAACGCGAACACGCCGATGCAGCGGCCCGGCGAGGTCGAGGACATCGCGGCCTGCGCCCTCTACCTGGCGTCGCCTGCCGCGGCGTGGGTGACGGGGAAGATCTTCCAGATCGACGGCGGCACGGAAGCGCCCTCGATCCGGGTGCCGACCCCGCCCCTCTGA
- a CDS encoding SDR family oxidoreductase, whose translation MTAIDMVGRGAVVVGGGQGIGRAAAHALVAAGAEVCVVDAEAERAEAVRDELAAQTDRAHCAVADVTDADQVERVLTSAAGSLERFDALINIVGGASWGSLLELDDATWEADFALNLKQHWYVSRCAARHWIGTETAGALCAVGSISGAFSSARHAAYGAAKAGLQSLVRSAAEEWWPHGIRVNSVVPGAVRTPRIEAAWADGTIPAPTPETLSRMALPEDIAHAALFLVSGLAGRITGQSLVVDGGASTRFPFDLG comes from the coding sequence ATGACGGCGATCGACATGGTGGGACGCGGAGCCGTCGTCGTCGGAGGCGGGCAGGGGATCGGCCGGGCGGCGGCGCATGCGCTGGTCGCCGCGGGTGCCGAAGTATGCGTCGTGGACGCGGAGGCCGAGCGCGCCGAAGCCGTTCGCGACGAGCTCGCAGCGCAGACCGACCGTGCGCACTGCGCGGTCGCCGACGTCACCGACGCCGATCAGGTCGAGCGTGTCCTCACTTCTGCGGCCGGGTCCCTCGAACGCTTCGACGCGCTGATCAACATCGTCGGCGGGGCGTCCTGGGGCAGTCTGCTCGAGCTCGACGACGCCACCTGGGAAGCGGATTTCGCCCTCAACCTGAAGCAGCACTGGTACGTGTCGCGCTGCGCGGCGCGCCACTGGATCGGGACGGAGACGGCCGGGGCCTTGTGCGCGGTCGGATCGATCTCCGGCGCGTTCTCTTCCGCGCGGCATGCCGCCTACGGCGCCGCGAAGGCCGGGCTGCAGAGCCTCGTGCGCTCCGCGGCCGAAGAATGGTGGCCGCACGGGATCCGCGTGAACTCGGTCGTTCCCGGCGCCGTGCGCACGCCCCGCATCGAGGCGGCCTGGGCCGACGGCACGATCCCGGCCCCCACACCCGAGACCCTGTCGCGGATGGCCCTTCCCGAGGACATCGCCCACGCGGCGCTCTTCCTGGTCTCCGGGCTGGCGGGTCGGATCACCGGCCAGAGTCTCGTCGTCGACGGCGGCGCGTCGACGCGTTTCCCCTTCGATCTGGGGTGA
- a CDS encoding LLM class F420-dependent oxidoreductase translates to MKFGIRIPPPQMGPVSDPEFITRYVQLVEAMGFESVWTIDHALMCVEYDSTYPYKTTGRTPIPADADMPDPLILMTWIAAATERLRIGTSMLILPQRHPIVLAKEVATLDRFAGGRITLGVGVGWVQEETEILGQNFHDRGRRANEWIEVMRALWDQDVSAYEGERFRFENVVSAPKPVQEGGIPLMIGGHSEAAARRAGRYGDEFYPHWSTRGPNDEALATLWPIVREEAERAGRGADAVSLTLTSTSDAKTAYDTAAHCRELGADRVVVLPPKGPLDGALPEELARFRDEVIAPLS, encoded by the coding sequence TTGAAGTTCGGTATCCGCATCCCCCCGCCCCAGATGGGGCCCGTGTCCGACCCTGAGTTCATTACCCGCTACGTGCAGCTGGTGGAAGCGATGGGCTTCGAGTCGGTCTGGACGATCGACCACGCGCTGATGTGCGTCGAGTACGACTCGACCTACCCGTACAAGACGACCGGGCGCACCCCGATCCCGGCCGACGCCGACATGCCCGACCCGCTGATCCTGATGACGTGGATCGCGGCGGCCACCGAACGCCTGCGGATCGGCACCTCGATGCTGATCCTGCCCCAGCGCCATCCGATCGTGCTGGCGAAGGAGGTGGCCACCCTCGACCGCTTCGCCGGTGGGCGCATCACCCTCGGCGTGGGCGTCGGGTGGGTACAGGAAGAAACCGAGATCCTCGGCCAGAACTTCCACGACCGCGGACGCCGCGCAAACGAGTGGATCGAAGTGATGCGCGCGCTCTGGGACCAGGACGTCTCGGCCTATGAGGGCGAGCGTTTTCGCTTCGAGAACGTGGTGAGCGCACCGAAGCCGGTACAGGAAGGCGGGATCCCCCTGATGATCGGCGGTCATAGCGAGGCCGCCGCCCGACGCGCGGGACGCTACGGCGACGAGTTCTATCCCCACTGGTCGACACGCGGCCCGAACGACGAGGCGTTGGCGACGCTCTGGCCGATCGTCCGCGAAGAAGCCGAACGCGCCGGCCGAGGCGCCGATGCGGTCTCGCTGACCCTCACCAGTACCAGCGATGCGAAGACCGCCTACGACACCGCCGCCCACTGCCGCGAGCTCGGTGCGGACCGCGTCGTAGTCTTGCCGCCGAAGGGCCCCCTCGACGGCGCGCTCCCCGAGGAACTCGCCCGCTTCCGCGACGAGGTCATCGCGCCGCTCTCGTAG
- a CDS encoding SDR family NAD(P)-dependent oxidoreductase, with product MFDLSGRRALVTGAGQGIGAGIAAHLARQGAEIWVNDVVGERAETTAKAIVAEGGAAQACPFDVTDPDAVRAAVGKEHIDIVVNNAGNAGAHVFAPTPFREQDPAKWSNALDVNLYGVLHTTHAVLPGMVERGFGRLVTIASGAGVVGLPIGVATYGAGKGGAIAFMRHIAIENARLGVTANSVALGLMEMTQVTDAALVEQLSKTVPLGRLGTGDDIGPACVWLASNEAAWVTGQTLHVNGGSITT from the coding sequence ATGTTCGATCTTTCGGGACGCCGCGCACTCGTGACCGGCGCCGGCCAGGGCATCGGAGCCGGTATCGCCGCGCATCTGGCGCGCCAGGGTGCGGAGATCTGGGTGAACGACGTGGTGGGGGAGCGCGCCGAGACCACCGCGAAGGCCATCGTCGCCGAGGGCGGAGCGGCCCAGGCCTGCCCCTTCGACGTCACCGACCCCGACGCCGTGCGCGCCGCCGTCGGCAAGGAGCACATCGACATCGTGGTGAACAACGCGGGGAACGCCGGTGCACACGTCTTCGCCCCGACGCCGTTCCGCGAGCAAGACCCGGCGAAGTGGAGCAACGCCCTCGACGTGAACCTCTACGGCGTCCTCCACACCACCCACGCCGTGTTGCCGGGGATGGTCGAGCGCGGCTTCGGGCGACTCGTCACGATCGCGTCGGGAGCCGGCGTGGTCGGGCTCCCGATCGGGGTCGCCACCTACGGCGCGGGCAAGGGCGGCGCGATCGCCTTCATGCGTCACATCGCCATCGAGAACGCGCGGCTCGGGGTCACCGCGAACTCGGTAGCGCTCGGGCTGATGGAGATGACCCAGGTCACCGACGCGGCGCTCGTCGAGCAGCTCTCGAAGACGGTTCCGCTCGGAAGACTCGGCACCGGCGACGACATCGGCCCGGCCTGCGTGTGGCTCGCCTCGAACGAGGCCGCCTGGGTGACGGGACAGACGCTGCACGTGAACGGCGGGTCGATCACGACCTGA
- a CDS encoding SDR family NAD(P)-dependent oxidoreductase: MTKLAGKVAFITGAGRGVGRGIAFALAKQGADIAIAELDPETGPATARDLEALGVRAIAPPCDVTDRAQVDAAVAQTVETLGGLDILVNNATGARQETAFRSLMKHTEEQVELQLAVDVRGSFSCMQACYPHLSASERGRVVNICSMSGTERAPGFAIYAAAKEALRALTGVAAREWGRKGITVNAVCPTAATEANQRWAAENPETFQRHLATVPLGREGDPERDIGRAVAFLASEDADFITGQTLWVDGGAVIHA; encoded by the coding sequence GTGACGAAACTCGCAGGCAAAGTGGCGTTCATCACGGGAGCCGGGCGCGGCGTCGGGCGGGGGATCGCTTTCGCGCTCGCCAAGCAAGGCGCCGACATCGCGATCGCCGAGCTCGATCCGGAAACCGGCCCGGCGACCGCCCGCGATCTCGAAGCCCTGGGCGTCCGCGCGATCGCACCACCGTGCGACGTCACCGACCGCGCCCAGGTCGACGCCGCCGTGGCACAGACCGTCGAGACCCTCGGCGGCCTCGACATCCTGGTGAACAACGCCACCGGCGCCCGCCAGGAGACGGCTTTTCGCAGTCTCATGAAGCACACCGAGGAACAGGTGGAGCTCCAGCTCGCGGTGGACGTACGCGGGAGTTTCTCGTGCATGCAGGCGTGCTACCCGCATCTGTCTGCGAGCGAACGCGGGCGCGTCGTCAACATCTGCTCGATGTCGGGCACCGAACGCGCCCCGGGTTTCGCGATCTACGCGGCGGCGAAAGAGGCCCTGCGTGCGCTCACCGGCGTCGCCGCGCGCGAATGGGGCCGCAAGGGGATCACCGTCAACGCGGTCTGTCCGACGGCTGCGACCGAGGCGAACCAGCGCTGGGCCGCCGAGAATCCGGAGACGTTCCAGCGACACCTCGCGACGGTCCCGCTCGGGCGCGAGGGCGATCCCGAACGCGACATCGGAAGGGCCGTCGCGTTCCTCGCCAGCGAGGATGCCGACTTCATCACCGGCCAGACCCTGTGGGTCGACGGCGGCGCCGTGATCCACGCCTGA